The proteins below come from a single Pedobacter aquae genomic window:
- a CDS encoding cryptochrome/photolyase family protein: MSKTLRLILGDQLNLQHPWFADKQKDVTYVMMEIMPEQLYVKHHIQKIIGFFLNMRHFALSLKQQGHHVIYFYLDSTENQQDFKENLLWLKQKLNIKKLEYQLPDELRLDETLKEIQKDFKESKVYDTHHFLTSRNEVRDFFRGKKQYLMENFYRYMRKKHQILVDSQLNPIGGQWNFDAENRKKYDGKTSLKEPLLFKRDVTELVAVLDKMEVPYMGEINKKEFDYPVGRQEAFALLDYFCEELLPAFGTYEDAMLKEHVTLFHSRLSFVLNLKIISPSEVVQQVIKYWELHQHSITIAQVEGFTRQVIGWREYMRGIYWVEMPAFKEKNFFNYSGTLPQWFWDGKVKMNCLKHCISNSLENAYAHHIQRLMVIGNFTLLAGIHPTEVDYWFLGTYADAVEWVQITNTRGMSQFADGGIVGSKPYVSSANYIDKMSNYCKSCFYDKGKRHGSKACPFNSLYWNFYMEHEEKLKNNQRVAMMYKLLEKIEPEEKEKITEQAKKYLESLNSL, encoded by the coding sequence ATGTCTAAAACCTTAAGGTTAATTTTAGGAGATCAACTCAATTTGCAACATCCTTGGTTTGCTGATAAGCAAAAGGATGTCACTTATGTGATGATGGAAATTATGCCAGAACAATTATATGTGAAGCATCATATCCAAAAAATTATTGGCTTCTTCCTTAATATGAGGCATTTCGCCTTAAGCCTTAAACAACAAGGGCATCATGTCATTTACTTTTATCTGGATAGCACAGAAAATCAGCAAGATTTTAAAGAAAACCTACTTTGGCTTAAGCAAAAGCTCAATATTAAAAAGTTAGAATACCAATTACCAGATGAATTAAGACTAGACGAAACGTTAAAAGAAATTCAAAAAGACTTTAAAGAAAGCAAAGTTTACGATACCCACCACTTCCTAACTTCAAGAAATGAGGTCAGAGATTTTTTTAGGGGAAAGAAGCAATACCTGATGGAAAATTTCTACCGTTATATGCGTAAGAAGCACCAAATATTGGTAGATAGCCAGCTAAATCCCATAGGAGGCCAATGGAATTTTGATGCGGAGAATAGGAAAAAATATGATGGCAAAACTTCATTAAAAGAACCATTACTTTTCAAAAGAGATGTAACCGAGTTGGTGGCTGTACTAGACAAAATGGAAGTTCCCTATATGGGAGAAATCAACAAAAAGGAATTTGATTATCCGGTTGGTAGGCAGGAAGCTTTTGCCCTATTAGATTATTTTTGCGAGGAACTTTTGCCAGCTTTTGGTACTTATGAAGATGCTATGCTAAAAGAGCATGTAACACTTTTCCACTCCAGATTATCTTTTGTACTCAATTTAAAAATCATCAGCCCCAGCGAGGTTGTACAACAGGTTATTAAGTATTGGGAGTTGCACCAACATAGTATTACTATAGCTCAAGTAGAAGGTTTTACAAGACAGGTTATAGGGTGGCGAGAGTATATGAGGGGGATATATTGGGTAGAAATGCCTGCTTTCAAAGAAAAAAACTTCTTCAATTATTCTGGCACATTACCGCAATGGTTTTGGGATGGAAAAGTAAAAATGAATTGCCTAAAACACTGCATATCTAATTCTTTAGAAAATGCTTATGCCCATCATATACAGCGTTTAATGGTGATTGGAAATTTCACCTTGTTGGCAGGTATACATCCAACTGAAGTTGATTATTGGTTTTTAGGTACTTATGCTGATGCTGTTGAATGGGTTCAAATTACCAATACCAGAGGGATGAGCCAATTTGCAGACGGAGGAATTGTGGGTAGTAAACCTTATGTATCATCAGCCAATTATATTGATAAGATGAGTAATTACTGCAAAAGTTGTTTTTACGATAAGGGGAAGAGACATGGTAGTAAAGCTTGTCCATTCAATAGCTTGTATTGGAACTTTTATATGGAGCATGAAGAAAAGCTAAAAAACAATCAGCGAGTAGCTATGATGTATAAGCTTTTGGAAAAAATTGAGCCCGAAGAGAAAGAAAAAATCACAGAACAAGCAAAAAAATATTTGGAAAGTCTAAACAGCTTGTAA
- a CDS encoding DASH family cryptochrome has product MSGKTILVWFRNDLRIHDNEILLEATLKGAKILPVYIFDTRYYTQSVYQTQKTGVFRAQFTIESVTDLRLSLQKLGGDLMVYTGLPEEILPEIVKKHQVDEVYHHREVASEETKISSLVEDALWKSQTNLKHFIGHTLYHKEDLPFPIKDIPDVFTKFRKKAEKEGQIRSVFATPEKIVVPLHLEQTEIPTLQDLGFEEFQPDQRRAINFIGGETEGLKRLNYYLWETDFLKQYKITRNGLIGADYSSKLSPWLAAGCVSPREVYWEVKKYEKERGANDSTYWLIFELLWRDYFRFMFKKHGTQYFIQEGVKGKSQDLAPNQEELFEKWKAGKTGVPFVDANMRELNLTGFMSNRGRQNVASYLVKDLNVNWTWGAAYFEEKLVDYSPASNWGNWAYVAGVGNDPREDRYFNIPKQAKEYDPKGEYVKLWLPELSERSSEIVHENYM; this is encoded by the coding sequence ATGAGTGGTAAAACGATATTAGTTTGGTTCAGGAATGATCTACGTATTCATGACAATGAAATATTGCTTGAAGCTACTTTAAAAGGTGCCAAAATTCTTCCTGTCTATATTTTTGATACTCGTTATTACACGCAGTCTGTTTATCAAACACAAAAAACCGGTGTTTTTAGAGCTCAGTTTACCATTGAAAGCGTTACAGATTTAAGACTTTCGTTACAAAAATTAGGTGGAGACTTAATGGTGTATACCGGTTTACCGGAAGAAATACTTCCAGAAATAGTTAAAAAACATCAAGTAGATGAGGTTTATCACCATAGAGAGGTAGCTTCTGAGGAAACTAAAATTTCTTCTTTAGTTGAAGATGCGCTATGGAAAAGCCAAACCAACCTGAAGCATTTTATTGGCCATACTTTATATCACAAAGAAGATTTACCTTTTCCTATAAAAGATATTCCTGATGTATTTACCAAATTCAGGAAAAAAGCAGAAAAAGAAGGGCAAATACGTTCTGTATTTGCTACGCCAGAAAAAATTGTAGTTCCTCTTCATTTAGAACAAACGGAGATTCCTACGCTTCAAGATTTAGGTTTTGAAGAGTTTCAGCCAGATCAACGCAGAGCTATAAATTTTATAGGTGGCGAAACTGAAGGCTTAAAAAGGTTAAACTATTATTTGTGGGAGACCGATTTTCTAAAGCAATATAAAATCACCAGAAATGGCTTAATAGGTGCCGATTATAGTTCTAAACTATCTCCTTGGTTGGCTGCTGGGTGCGTTTCGCCTAGAGAAGTTTATTGGGAAGTAAAAAAATATGAGAAAGAACGTGGGGCTAATGATTCTACTTATTGGCTAATTTTTGAATTGCTTTGGAGAGATTATTTCCGTTTCATGTTTAAAAAACATGGCACACAATACTTTATTCAAGAAGGGGTGAAGGGGAAATCTCAGGATTTAGCACCTAACCAAGAAGAGCTTTTTGAGAAATGGAAAGCCGGTAAAACCGGAGTTCCTTTCGTAGACGCTAATATGAGAGAATTGAACTTAACAGGGTTCATGAGTAATAGAGGAAGACAAAATGTAGCTTCTTATTTAGTGAAAGACTTAAACGTAAACTGGACTTGGGGAGCGGCCTATTTTGAAGAGAAACTGGTAGATTATAGTCCTGCAAGTAATTGGGGAAATTGGGCTTATGTTGCAGGTGTAGGTAATGACCCTAGAGAGGATAGGTACTTCAACATTCCAAAGCAAGCTAAAGAATACGACCCCAAAGGCGAATACGTAAAGCTATGGCTACCAGAACTTTCTGAACGTAGCTCAGAAATTGTACATGAAAATTATATGTGA
- a CDS encoding DUF2256 domain-containing protein yields the protein MKNKSGKVISKAHLPSKLCISCHKPFSWRKKWEKCWEEVKYCSECCRNMK from the coding sequence ATGAAGAACAAAAGCGGTAAAGTTATTAGTAAGGCTCATTTACCATCAAAGCTTTGTATTTCTTGCCATAAGCCTTTCTCTTGGCGTAAAAAGTGGGAAAAATGTTGGGAAGAAGTAAAATATTGCTCAGAATGTTGCCGAAATATGAAATAA
- a CDS encoding TIGR03643 family protein, giving the protein MKQDFKHFSQVDIDRIIEMAWEDRTPFEAIAYQFKLSEQEVIRLMRRELKPSSWRLWRERAHQVSIKHQKKREQDVSRFKCSLQRQITLNKISKR; this is encoded by the coding sequence ATGAAACAAGATTTTAAACACTTTAGTCAAGTAGATATTGATAGAATTATAGAGATGGCCTGGGAAGACCGCACTCCTTTTGAAGCTATAGCTTATCAGTTTAAACTATCAGAACAAGAGGTGATTAGGCTAATGAGAAGAGAGCTCAAACCGTCAAGCTGGAGACTTTGGAGAGAGCGAGCTCACCAGGTTTCTATCAAACATCAAAAGAAAAGAGAGCAAGACGTAAGCCGCTTTAAATGTTCATTGCAACGTCAAATTACGTTAAACAAAATCTCTAAGCGATAA
- a CDS encoding 6-pyruvoyl trahydropterin synthase family protein yields the protein MKQKIAVYRKEHFNAAHRLHNPLWSDEENKKVFGKCNNPSFHGHNYELIVKVIGYTDEQTGYLVDMKILSDIIQEHVVEKFDHKNLNLDVAEFKDLNPTAENIAMVIWNILRAQIDNALDLYVTLFETERNYVEYPA from the coding sequence ATGAAACAGAAAATAGCCGTTTACAGAAAAGAACATTTTAATGCCGCACACAGACTTCATAACCCTTTGTGGAGTGATGAAGAAAACAAAAAAGTTTTTGGCAAGTGTAATAATCCCAGCTTCCACGGCCATAATTATGAACTTATCGTAAAAGTTATAGGCTACACCGATGAGCAAACAGGTTATTTGGTAGATATGAAAATCTTATCAGACATTATCCAAGAGCATGTTGTAGAAAAATTTGACCATAAGAACCTCAATTTAGATGTGGCAGAGTTTAAAGACTTAAACCCTACTGCAGAAAATATTGCCATGGTAATTTGGAATATACTAAGAGCGCAAATAGACAATGCGCTAGATCTTTATGTTACACTTTTTGAAACTGAAAGAAACTATGTTGAGTACCCAGCTTAA
- the folE gene encoding GTP cyclohydrolase I FolE, which yields MLSTQLKPLKKDLLTHFEELGDEHIGTSYDTPLRDDAFDLDDDVKIDQIAHHFKHIMDILGLDLTDDSLRGTPQRVAKMYVKEIFKGLNPANKPDMKLFDNKYQYNQMLVEKNITLYSNCEHHFVPIIGRAHVAYISNGKVIGLSKLNRIVQYYAQRPQVQERLTMQIANELKQALGTEDVAVVIDATHLCVSSRGIKDVQSSTVTAEYGGKFLDIDTRNEFLKHIG from the coding sequence ATGTTGAGTACCCAGCTTAAACCACTAAAAAAAGATTTACTAACCCATTTTGAGGAGTTAGGCGATGAACATATTGGCACTTCTTACGATACACCGCTAAGAGACGATGCCTTTGATTTAGATGATGATGTTAAAATAGACCAGATTGCCCATCATTTTAAGCATATTATGGATATTTTAGGTCTTGATCTTACTGATGATAGCCTAAGAGGTACTCCGCAAAGAGTAGCTAAAATGTATGTGAAAGAAATTTTCAAAGGTTTAAATCCGGCTAATAAGCCTGATATGAAGCTGTTTGATAATAAATACCAGTACAATCAAATGCTGGTAGAAAAAAATATCACTTTATACAGCAATTGCGAGCATCATTTTGTACCTATTATAGGTAGAGCACATGTAGCTTACATTAGCAATGGTAAAGTAATTGGCTTATCAAAGCTTAACAGAATTGTTCAATATTATGCGCAAAGACCGCAAGTACAAGAACGCTTAACCATGCAAATTGCTAACGAGCTAAAGCAAGCTTTAGGTACAGAAGATGTAGCTGTTGTTATTGATGCTACACACTTATGTGTTTCATCTAGAGGGATTAAAGATGTGCAAAGTTCAACAGTTACTGCAGAATACGGTGGTAAGTTTTTGGATATTGATACCCGTAATGAATTTTTAAAACACATAGGATAA
- a CDS encoding SDR family NAD(P)-dependent oxidoreductase — protein MNYLVIGGSTGIGLALVEKLIADGHDVIAVSRHRGELPLEAKFIELDILGDVAVLKDHLPETIHGLAYCPGTINLKPFSRLTADDFRKDYEVNVIGAVKVIQQVLPQLKASKQASILMFSTVAAKAGMGFHASIAAAKSAIEGLTVSLAAEFAASNIRVNTLAPSLTDTPLAASLLATPERREASEKRHPLGRVGTAEELAEAAYFLLSEKSSWITGQVIGIDGGMSTLKSF, from the coding sequence ATGAATTATTTAGTAATTGGCGGCAGTACAGGTATAGGTTTAGCATTAGTTGAAAAGCTAATTGCTGATGGGCATGATGTTATTGCTGTTTCTAGGCACAGAGGAGAACTACCTTTAGAAGCAAAATTTATTGAATTAGATATTTTAGGTGATGTTGCTGTTTTAAAAGATCATTTACCAGAAACTATTCATGGTTTAGCTTATTGCCCAGGCACTATTAATTTGAAGCCATTTTCTAGACTTACAGCAGACGATTTTAGAAAAGATTACGAAGTAAATGTTATTGGCGCTGTAAAAGTTATTCAGCAAGTTTTGCCACAACTTAAGGCATCTAAACAAGCTAGTATTTTAATGTTTAGCACTGTAGCTGCCAAAGCAGGGATGGGTTTCCATGCATCTATAGCAGCTGCTAAAAGCGCTATTGAAGGTTTAACCGTTTCTTTGGCGGCAGAATTTGCAGCTTCAAACATAAGGGTTAATACTTTAGCGCCTTCTTTAACAGATACGCCTTTAGCTGCTAGCTTACTGGCTACACCAGAAAGAAGAGAAGCTTCGGAGAAAAGGCATCCTTTAGGAAGAGTTGGTACCGCAGAAGAACTTGCAGAAGCTGCTTATTTCTTGCTATCAGAAAAAAGCTCTTGGATAACCGGGCAGGTTATAGGTATAGATGGTGGAATGTCTACTTTAAAATCATTTTAA
- a CDS encoding flavin reductase family protein → MKHLTSEQITELPSRYRTTFMNSISGFKSLQMVATKSKTTGATNIALFNSIFHIGANPAYIGMVVRPDGPEHETLKNISESGFYTLNNVKEEFYKAAHQTSARYKAGESEFAACGFLEEYLEGFDAPFVKESSVKLGLKLKEIIPITLNNTRIVIGEVLHVCVDENLISADGYINLAATNTVTVAGLDAYHSTQLLARLSYAQPEKHPEEINV, encoded by the coding sequence ATGAAGCATCTCACTTCAGAGCAAATTACAGAACTCCCATCCAGATATCGTACTACATTTATGAATAGTATTTCTGGGTTTAAGAGTTTACAAATGGTTGCTACCAAAAGTAAAACTACAGGTGCAACCAATATTGCTTTGTTTAACTCTATTTTTCATATTGGCGCCAACCCAGCATATATTGGCATGGTAGTAAGACCAGATGGACCAGAGCATGAAACTTTAAAAAACATCAGCGAAAGCGGATTTTATACCCTTAATAATGTAAAAGAAGAGTTTTATAAAGCGGCGCACCAAACAAGCGCTAGGTATAAAGCAGGCGAATCTGAATTTGCTGCCTGTGGTTTTTTGGAAGAGTATCTAGAAGGTTTTGATGCTCCTTTTGTTAAAGAATCATCGGTTAAATTGGGCTTAAAGCTCAAAGAGATTATACCTATTACGCTAAATAATACCCGTATTGTAATTGGTGAAGTACTACATGTTTGTGTTGATGAAAATTTAATTTCGGCAGATGGTTATATAAACCTAGCAGCAACAAATACGGTAACAGTAGCTGGTTTAGATGCTTACCACAGCACACAATTATTAGCCAGATTAAGCTATGCACAACCAGAAAAACATCCGGAAGAAATAAACGTTTAA
- a CDS encoding TetR family transcriptional regulator C-terminal domain-containing protein yields MMENKISEKKPKAIGTKEKIQNAYIEYLLTEGKQPASVFIFAKKNKMAEEEFYKFYASFSAIEADIWNDLFSKTIAEIKSQEVWEQYSAREKALSFFYSFFELLKSKRSYASHSIRSFKKGLKTPIALSFAKETFNEFSTQIIQEGIESGELSERKFISDKYVDALWLQVAFLLNFWTKDQSAGFEKTDEAIEKGINVTFDLFQRSPIDNLFEYGKFLAQHAGIKMAF; encoded by the coding sequence ATGATGGAAAATAAAATCTCAGAAAAAAAGCCAAAAGCAATAGGTACCAAAGAAAAAATTCAGAACGCTTATATAGAATACCTATTAACCGAGGGTAAGCAGCCTGCATCGGTTTTTATTTTTGCGAAGAAGAATAAAATGGCCGAGGAAGAATTTTATAAATTTTATGCCTCTTTTAGCGCTATAGAAGCTGATATCTGGAATGATTTATTTTCTAAAACCATAGCCGAGATTAAAAGTCAAGAAGTTTGGGAACAATACTCGGCCAGAGAAAAAGCCCTTTCTTTCTTCTACAGTTTTTTTGAACTTTTAAAAAGCAAAAGAAGTTATGCTTCGCATAGCATAAGAAGCTTCAAAAAAGGTCTTAAAACACCTATAGCATTAAGTTTTGCCAAAGAAACTTTTAATGAATTTAGCACTCAAATTATACAAGAGGGTATAGAAAGCGGCGAGTTATCAGAAAGAAAGTTTATAAGCGATAAATATGTGGATGCGCTTTGGTTACAAGTAGCCTTCTTATTAAACTTCTGGACCAAAGATCAATCTGCAGGTTTTGAAAAAACCGATGAAGCTATAGAAAAAGGTATTAACGTAACTTTTGATTTATTCCAGCGCTCTCCTATTGATAATTTATTTGAATACGGAAAGTTTTTAGCACAACATGCAGGTATTAAAATGGCTTTTTAA
- a CDS encoding ABC1 kinase family protein yields the protein MKEQNSIPSSKVARSAKFVGTGIKIGGNYIKHYSKKLFNPDLSKDELNEDNASDIYNSLSQLKGSALKVAQMLSMDKNILPKAYVDKFSLSQYNAPPLSGPLIVQSFRKHFGKTPEKIYDTFNLKSTNAASIGQVHQATLNGKKLAVKIQYPGVGSSISSDLKLVKPFAFRLLGMSEKELDIYMKEVEERLVEETDYELEVKRSLQFSNACADIPNLVFPAYYPELSGPRIITMDWIEGLHLKEFLQTNPSQELRNQIGQALWDFYNFQQHELRAVHADPHPGNFLITPEGKLGIIDFGCIKEIPDDFYYPFFSTTSTELLNNKEETIKAFRLLEMILPKDNAQQIEFYYQNYKEMITLFAEPYMTGEFDFGQTHFFDALYTFGEKIAKMPEFKQARGVKHFIYVNRTNFGLYNILHELKANIRTDTYRPHVQLAY from the coding sequence ATGAAAGAGCAAAACAGTATTCCATCTAGTAAAGTAGCCCGTTCTGCAAAATTTGTAGGCACAGGTATAAAAATAGGTGGTAATTATATCAAGCATTATTCTAAAAAACTTTTCAACCCAGATTTAAGTAAGGATGAATTGAATGAGGATAATGCAAGCGACATCTACAACTCTTTAAGTCAGCTTAAAGGTAGTGCTTTAAAAGTTGCACAAATGCTTAGCATGGATAAAAACATCCTGCCAAAGGCTTATGTAGACAAGTTTTCTTTATCGCAATACAATGCGCCACCTTTAAGCGGACCATTGATTGTACAATCTTTCAGAAAGCATTTTGGTAAAACGCCAGAAAAAATATACGATACTTTCAATTTAAAATCAACCAATGCAGCATCTATTGGGCAGGTGCACCAGGCAACATTAAATGGAAAAAAATTGGCTGTAAAAATCCAATATCCGGGTGTTGGCAGCTCTATTTCGTCAGATTTAAAATTGGTAAAACCTTTCGCCTTTAGGTTGTTAGGCATGAGCGAAAAAGAGCTTGATATCTACATGAAAGAAGTTGAAGAGCGTTTGGTAGAAGAAACAGATTATGAATTAGAAGTAAAACGCTCTTTACAGTTTTCTAACGCTTGCGCTGATATTCCTAATTTGGTTTTCCCGGCATACTATCCAGAACTATCTGGCCCAAGAATTATTACCATGGATTGGATAGAGGGCTTACACCTCAAAGAGTTTTTACAAACCAACCCTAGTCAGGAATTAAGAAACCAAATTGGCCAAGCACTTTGGGATTTTTATAATTTTCAACAACATGAATTAAGAGCGGTACATGCCGACCCTCATCCGGGTAATTTCTTAATTACCCCAGAAGGTAAACTAGGTATTATTGATTTTGGATGTATTAAAGAAATTCCAGATGACTTTTACTATCCTTTTTTCTCTACTACATCAACAGAATTATTAAATAATAAAGAAGAAACTATTAAAGCTTTTAGGCTTTTAGAGATGATTTTACCAAAAGATAACGCTCAGCAAATAGAGTTCTATTATCAAAATTATAAAGAGATGATTACCCTTTTTGCAGAACCTTATATGACTGGCGAATTTGATTTTGGGCAAACCCATTTCTTTGATGCTTTATATACTTTTGGCGAGAAAATAGCTAAAATGCCTGAGTTTAAGCAGGCTCGTGGTGTAAAACATTTCATTTATGTTAACCGCACCAATTTTGGCTTGTACAATATTTTACACGAGTTAAAAGCAAATATCAGAACAGATACTTACAGGCCACATGTACAATTGGCTTACTAA
- a CDS encoding helix-turn-helix domain-containing protein — MITKKNITTLDEILDKKYGKKGNPKREEWEQQFEAFRLGALLEEARTKLGMTQEELAKKCGTNKSYISRIENDASDIRLSTLMKIIQKGLGGHLKLTLQV, encoded by the coding sequence ATGATAACTAAAAAAAATATCACAACTTTAGACGAAATTCTAGATAAAAAATACGGAAAAAAGGGAAATCCAAAAAGAGAAGAATGGGAACAACAATTTGAAGCTTTCAGACTTGGTGCATTACTTGAAGAAGCCAGAACTAAGTTAGGAATGACACAAGAAGAACTTGCAAAAAAATGCGGTACTAATAAATCCTATATTTCCAGAATTGAGAATGATGCTTCTGATATCAGACTTTCTACTTTAATGAAAATCATTCAAAAAGGTTTGGGAGGGCATTTAAAACTAACTCTTCAAGTTTAA
- a CDS encoding type II toxin-antitoxin system RelE/ParE family toxin: protein MNLIKVTPKVPEKLFKHLQGTKGLYEIRVEVGNNIYRIFSFFDKGNLVVLGNAFQKKSQKTPKQEIEKALRIMEEYQNDN, encoded by the coding sequence TTGAATCTGATAAAAGTTACTCCTAAAGTTCCTGAAAAGCTTTTTAAGCATCTACAGGGAACAAAAGGACTTTATGAAATACGAGTAGAGGTTGGAAATAATATTTATCGCATATTTTCATTTTTCGATAAAGGAAATTTAGTTGTTCTTGGAAACGCTTTTCAGAAAAAAAGCCAAAAGACACCGAAACAGGAAATTGAAAAGGCACTAAGAATAATGGAGGAATATCAAAATGATAACTAA
- a CDS encoding SIMPL domain-containing protein, with protein sequence MEITPDEIYVGISLKEYMKDAKRKVSISTLEKQLQAAVLKAGIPSEDFMINNMSSYTNYWEKKKDPAFLASKQYRLKVKDLSNLDAIIAAVDAQGIAYTNIESFSHSKIETYKNELKTKALKNAKEKATALVESIGEKLGGVLLIQDHNSDFTPQPMLYKTMAVRAEMADAGAMPDIDFKKIKLNYTINAAFEIK encoded by the coding sequence ATGGAAATCACTCCAGATGAAATCTATGTAGGTATTTCTTTAAAAGAGTATATGAAAGATGCTAAAAGAAAAGTAAGCATCAGTACTTTAGAAAAGCAATTACAAGCGGCCGTTTTAAAAGCGGGTATTCCATCAGAAGATTTCATGATTAACAACATGAGCAGCTATACCAATTACTGGGAAAAGAAAAAAGACCCAGCTTTTTTAGCCAGCAAACAGTATCGTTTAAAAGTAAAAGATCTATCTAATTTAGATGCTATTATTGCCGCTGTTGATGCACAAGGAATTGCCTATACCAACATAGAAAGCTTTTCGCACTCTAAAATAGAAACTTATAAAAACGAGCTTAAAACCAAAGCCTTAAAAAATGCCAAAGAAAAAGCTACGGCATTGGTAGAAAGTATTGGCGAAAAACTAGGCGGCGTACTTTTAATACAAGACCATAACAGTGATTTTACCCCACAACCTATGCTTTATAAAACTATGGCTGTAAGAGCAGAAATGGCTGATGCTGGTGCTATGCCTGATATAGATTTTAAGAAAATAAAATTGAATTATACCATTAATGCTGCTTTTGAGATTAAATAA